In the Desulfobacterales bacterium genome, GTCTGGGGAGGCCCGGTTTTCGCCATTACTTTTTTGAAATATCTCCCCATGACATGCTCGCCTTTTTCGAGTGGTCGGACGTGGAAAATATTCCGGTAAAAGACCACGGCGTCCCGGTCAAGGGACCGGTTGCCTTTGACCACATCTCCTTTGGAGTGGAGCGGGACGAAGACCTGTGGGAAGTCAAGAACCGGCTGGAAGCGGCCGGGGTCTGGGTGTCGGAAATCATCGACCACGGCTTTATCCATTCCATTTATGCCTTTGACCCCAACAACATCCCCATCGAGTTCAGCGCACCGGTTAAGGCGGCGGACGTGCGAAAACATCCCCGCATGAAGGACCGCAAGCCGGTTGCTGCAGCCCTGGAGGGCGCTGATCCAATGCCGGGTCACTGGCCGGGGCCCAAGGGGCCGCTTGCAATTGAGAAACGCGAAATCTTTCCCGGCGAAGGGCAGGTCTTGGCGGAATAGGCCAGACGGCTGGGACGCTGGGAAGCTTGGAGGCTGGGATTGGACCCTTGAATCGCGAGCGCATTCCCCGTCCCCCCTGGCGGGACTGCAGGTTTCTTCAATGCTTTATTTAGAACCCGTTTCAAAAATATAGATGGGGTTCGAGGGCAAGGCATCTGCCGATGAAAAAGCGGAGCATACACGGGAGTATGTGAGCATTTTGAATCGGCAGATAACGCAGCCATCGGACGTTAGATGTGTTTTTGAGGCGGGTTCTGATAAAAAATAGTTGACATTTCATCCGTGCCGCAGTAAGAAAGCCAAAAAATAATAACGAAAGGCAATTTTTCAGTGAACCAGACAACTTCAGGCAGATTTTATTTTTGGTATTATTATTACGGTACCGGTCTGCCTGTGGTGCTCTGAAACAACTTTAACATAAACAGAGCGAAAAAAGCCGCGGGTGGATCGGGAAACCCTGCGGTTTTTGTGTTTTTAAAGGCCGTGGGATAAAAGTCCACACGGCCTTTTTTGCAGGTCAAAAAGGAGAAAAGGTCATGACAATTATCGGCAAACAGATTCGAACCGAGCGCATCATCAACCGCAACACCGGCCGTACCGTGATCGTTCCCATGGATCACGGGATTTCAGTAGGCCCCATCAAGGGACTGACCAACGTGAAGGATGCCATTCATGTGGTTTCGGAAGGCGGCGCCAACGCCATTGTGGAGCACAAGGGACTGGTGGTTGCCGGTCATCGCCGCAAAGGAAAGGACATCGGGCTGATTATTCATCTGTCCGCTTCAACCAGCCTGTCGCCGCACCCCAACGCCAAAACCCTGGTATGCTCAGTGGAAGAAGCCATCAAGCTGGGGGCAGACGCGGTCTCCATTCATGTGAATATCGGCAACGGCGGCGAAAAAGAGATGCTCCATGACTTCGGCCAGGTCAGCTACGAAGCCCGCACCTGGGGCATGCCGCTGCTGGCCATGGTTTACCCGCGCGGGGAGAAGATCAAAAATGAGTATGATGTCGAGGTGATCAAGCACGCCGCCCGGGTAGGGGATGAAATGGGCGCGGATATTGTCAAGGTCTCCTATACCGGCTCGGTTGAATCGTTTAAGGAAGTAATCGCCGGATGTTCGGTGCCGGTGGTCATTGCCGGCGGTCCCAAAATGGATTCCGACCGCGACATCCTGGAGATGGTAAAGGGATCCATCGATGCCGGCGGCGCCGGCGCTTCCATCGGCCGCAATGTCTTCCAGCATCGCGATCCCCGGCGCATGGTGGCAGCCATATGCGCCATCGTGCATGAAGACAAGAGCGTGGATGAAGCACTTGAAATGTTGAAATAGCGATTCGTGTATTTCTCGTGCGGCAGAAAATATGCTATAAGGCTTGGAGGCTTGAAGCTGGGAAGCGATATGGAAAAGGAACAGGGGGCGGGGGGCGGGGATCAGGACTTGACCGTGGCTGAAATCCGGAAGATTGAGAAGATCGTAGTCCCACCACCCGAACCCTGGAACCCTGGAACCCGTTCTTTCCAAAAGAAGGGAACAAATATGCGTACCATCTGGGTAAAGGTAGATCCCTGGGACAAGGCGCTGGTGACAACAGCCCTGGAAGGCGGGGCCGACGGCATCATGCTGCCCAAGGGGTTTTCACAAAAAGCAAAAGCCCTTGGCCGGATTCAGACCATTTGCGAAGACGGCGACATTATTCCCGGCAGGGACGTGGTGGTGTATCAGATTAAAAGCGGCGATGATGAAGCCGAAATCAAACGGCTGAGCCGTCAAAAGCGTGTGATCCTTCAATGCCATGACTGGACCGTCATTCCGCTGGAAAACCTGATAGCCAAAGGAGCGGATGTCATCGCCGAAGTCTGCAGCCTGCCGGAAGCCGAGACCGCTTTCGGCATTCTGGAAAAGGGCGTAAAACATATCCTGATAGACATCCGGAACGCGGCTGAACTCAAGAAAGCCCTTTCGGTTCTCACGGCCGACGTCGAGCAGATTGTGCTGCGGCCGGCCCAGATCGAAGCCGTGAAACCGGTGGGCATGGGCGACCGGGTCTGCGTGGACACCTGCAGCGCCATGGAACCCGGGCAGGGGATGCTGGTGGGAAACAGCAGCAGCACGCTCTTTCTGGTTCACGCCGAAAGTGTTGCCAACCCCTATGTTTCCCCCCGGCCGTTCCGGGTCAACGCCGGCCCGGTGCACGCCTATACGCGCGTGCCCGACGGCAAGACCCGTTATCTTTCCGAACTGAGCGCCGGCGATCCGGTCCTGATCGTTGATTTTAACGGCCACACCACCGTGGGCACGGTGGGACGGATCAAGATTGAAAAACGCCCCCTCATGCTGGTGGCGGCCCTGGTGGACGGCAAACCCGTTACCGCCATTGTTCAGAACGCCGAAACCATCCGATTGACCGCACCGGACGGCCAGCCGGTGTCCATCGTTAATCTGAACCCGGGTGATCAGGTTCTGGTGGCCACGGAAGCGGCCGGCCGGCATTTCGGACATAAGATAGAGGAGACGATTACGGAAAAGTAGAGTTGGATCACTCTTGAATGAATTGATGATCCAAGATTCGAGGGATCAAGGCTAAACACCTTCGTCTCTGTTATGAGGTGTTCAAAAAAACGGTTGATATAAATCAAGGGTTTTGTCATGCCGGACTTGATCCGGCATCCAGAAACCTCGAAAGCCCTATTCCCTGGATTCCGGCTCGTTGGCCGGAATGACAAATCGTTCGACGATAACCGAAAACTTGCTTCGCCTAAAGGCGATTGGTTTTCACCTTATGAGTGTGGATACTAATTTAGAGAAGATCCAAATAAAAAGGCAACTTATGGACAAACCATCGAAACAGGAACAAATAACAAAGGGAATTTCGGCCCTTGCCATCACCGGTCTGCGCAGGGACATCGACAAGATTGACGAGAAGATTCTCGATCTCATCAATCAACGGCTGTTGCTGGCCAGCGAAATCGGAAAAATAAAAGCAAAACAAGGCGACCGGCTGGTGGACGGCGCCCGGGAAAGCACGCTGGTCAAACGACTGCTGTCACTGAACAACGGCCCCTTAAGCAAACATGCCCTGCGGCACATCTTTACCGAAATCATTGCAGCGGCCCGTGAGATCCAGACCCCCCAGCGAGTGGCCTATCTCGGTCCTGAAGCCACTTTCACCCATATTGCCGCGGTGAATCATTTCGGCCGCTCCGTGACGTTTGCACCCCAGGGAAGCATCCGGGATGTTTTCAACGAAGTTGAAAAGGGCGCTTTTCATTACGGCGTTGTACCGGTGGAAAACTCCATTGAAGGTGCGGTCAACTACACGCTAGATCTTTTTTTTGAATCGG is a window encoding:
- a CDS encoding VOC family protein; translation: MLKYTGINHLAMVTRDMDATIRFWRDLLEMRLMAGLGRPGFRHYFFEISPHDMLAFFEWSDVENIPVKDHGVPVKGPVAFDHISFGVERDEDLWEVKNRLEAAGVWVSEIIDHGFIHSIYAFDPNNIPIEFSAPVKAADVRKHPRMKDRKPVAAALEGADPMPGHWPGPKGPLAIEKREIFPGEGQVLAE
- a CDS encoding 2-amino-3,7-dideoxy-D-threo-hept-6-ulosonate synthase translates to MTIIGKQIRTERIINRNTGRTVIVPMDHGISVGPIKGLTNVKDAIHVVSEGGANAIVEHKGLVVAGHRRKGKDIGLIIHLSASTSLSPHPNAKTLVCSVEEAIKLGADAVSIHVNIGNGGEKEMLHDFGQVSYEARTWGMPLLAMVYPRGEKIKNEYDVEVIKHAARVGDEMGADIVKVSYTGSVESFKEVIAGCSVPVVIAGGPKMDSDRDILEMVKGSIDAGGAGASIGRNVFQHRDPRRMVAAICAIVHEDKSVDEALEMLK
- a CDS encoding 3-dehydroquinate synthase II, which gives rise to MEKEQGAGGGDQDLTVAEIRKIEKIVVPPPEPWNPGTRSFQKKGTNMRTIWVKVDPWDKALVTTALEGGADGIMLPKGFSQKAKALGRIQTICEDGDIIPGRDVVVYQIKSGDDEAEIKRLSRQKRVILQCHDWTVIPLENLIAKGADVIAEVCSLPEAETAFGILEKGVKHILIDIRNAAELKKALSVLTADVEQIVLRPAQIEAVKPVGMGDRVCVDTCSAMEPGQGMLVGNSSSTLFLVHAESVANPYVSPRPFRVNAGPVHAYTRVPDGKTRYLSELSAGDPVLIVDFNGHTTVGTVGRIKIEKRPLMLVAALVDGKPVTAIVQNAETIRLTAPDGQPVSIVNLNPGDQVLVATEAAGRHFGHKIEETITEK